The following DNA comes from Teredinibacter haidensis.
AGATAAATTTGTTGCTCTGCAGGAGTTACTAGAAGAATACCCCTGCGAACTCGAAAATATTGCTTTTATGGGTGATGACTACCCCGATCTAACCGTTATGTGTAAAGTCGGCCTCGCGTTAACCGTAGCCAACGCCCACCACGAAGTGGTCGAAAATGCCCACTGGCAAAGCTCCGTTAACGGCGGAGAAGGCGCCGTGCGCGAGGCGTGCGATCTTATTATGAAAGCGCAGGGCACTTACAAAGCCGCTTTAGATAAATACTTGAGCTAAACATGGTTAAAAACCGGCTATACATACTGTTTATATGTTTGGGTATTAGCGCCATTGTTATGCTGTGGGACTCTTCCGAGGAAATTCTGACTCCACCTAAATGGCAGGACGAAGATGGCCACAGCTTTCCCTATGCTGTCGCTAAAGATGCTTCAACTCAGCATTTTGGCGATCAAGGCAAACTTGATTATTCTTTTACCGCCAGCAAACTGGAACACTATCGAGTCGAAAGCGCCGACAATAAAACCTCAGCAGAAGAATACACCCTTATTTTTGAGCCTCGCTTTGAAATATATGAAGAAAAAGCGCCTTGGCAAGTAGAGGCGGAAAACGGAAAATTAGTGAGAAACACCGAGCAAATTACACTGTGGAATAATGTACGTATCTGGCAATCGGAAACGCTGAGCAACATCCAGCCGACAGAATTGAATACCAGCTCACTCACAATAAATCCCGCAGAAAAAGTCGCGTACACGCAAGAGCCTGTTAAAATACACTCGGCCTACGGCGAGATAGATGCCGTGGGTATGACCGCAGATTTTCGACAACGAAAAATCAAACTCCACAATAAAGTGAAGGCGATTCACAGAAACCCTACGCAAGCAAACCGAGATGATACTGAATCACTACCTGAATAATTTCGCTTGCCGAATGTTTAGCACTATTTTGCTGATATCCATGGGCGGCAATAGTCTCGCCCTCCCCAACGACCGCTTTCAAGATTTAAGTATTCAAGCCGACAGCGCCGAACTGGATGACCAAAACGGCACGACCACGTACGCCGGCAAGGTTATTGTGGAACAGGGCAGCATGAAAATTACGGCAGCGAAGGTCATTATCTACGGCCGTAACGACAACTATTCCATGGTTGTCGCCACAGGAAAACCCGCTCGCTTGAGCCAAATCCCAAAAAAGGGTCAGGAGGCAGTTACAGCGCAAGCTAATCGCCTTGAGTACCGCATTACCGATGAAACCCTGTTTCTGATTGATAACGCAGCATTTAAACAGGAAGGGACCAGTCTGAGCGGCAACCGCATTGAATACGATGTTAAAAGAGCCGTGGTAAAAGCGGGCGGAAAAAGCGATGCTTCCGGCGATGACCGCCGGGTAAAAATGGTCATCCCCCCTAAAGCCCTTTCCACTGAAGAACAGCCGCAAGAATAACGAGAACCCAACACCCCAATGCCTAAACTACACGCGCACCACCTAGCAAAGAGCTACAAAGGCCGCAAAGTTGTAATCGACGTTTCCATCTCCGTGGAGGATGGACAGATTGTCGGTCTACTCGGCCCCAACGGGGCCGGAAAGACCACCTGCTTTTATATGATTGCCGGTATCGTTAAGGCAGACCGCGGCGATATATCCATTGGCGATACCGATGTAACCCATATGTCTATGCATGAACGAGCCCGCCAGGGCTTGGGTTACCTGCCCCAGGAAGCATCCGTGTTTCGCAAGCTGACCGTCGCCGATAATATTATGGCGATTTTAGAAACCCGCAAAGACTTGCGCCGAAAACAGCGCCATGAAGCCATGGAACAGCTGCTCAATGAGTTCCACATTCAGCATATTCGCGACAGCTTGGGCATGGCCCTCTCCGGCGGCGAGCGCCGCCGCGTTGAAATTGCCCGCGCTCTCGCCACCGAGCCACAATTCATATTGCTCGACGAACCCTTCGCCGGAGTGGATCCCATCTCCGTCAGTGATATTAAGCAGATAGTCCAACACTTGAAGCAGCGCGGTATCGGCGTACTGATTACCGACCACAACGTACGTGAAACCCTCGATATTTGTGAAAAAGCCTATATAGTATCTGAAGGGCACATTATTGCGGAAGGAAGCGCAGAAGTCGTTCTCAGTAACCAAAAGGTACGTGAAGTCTACCTTGGGAAACACTTCACGCTATAAGTCGCGCCAATACTTGACATTACCCGCCAGCCAGCCATATCTACCGGCACAATCTTTGCTTTAAAAGGATTGATTGTCCCGACGGCGGAGACTAAACTACGTCTAATCCGCACCGACTCCGAGCAAGCCCAAATGCCAATTGGTGCCCGATCTAATTTTCACGGGAAGTTAGTAGTCGCCATATGAAGCAGTCCCTCCAACTAAAGCTCGGCCAACAACTCACCATGACACCGCAGCTGCAACAGGCCATCCGTCTCTTGCAGCTTTCCACGCTGGATCTTCAGGCAGAAATTCAGGAAGCTCTCGACTCAAACCCAATGCTCGAGACCTCCGAAGAGGGTGAAAATACCGGTACCAGCGGAGAGCAAAGCGAAACGCCAAATAGCCAGAGTCAGGAAGCCAGCCCGACGAATAGCGACGACAAGCCAGAAAAGCCCGATACCGACTGGAACGAAGATAACATTCCCACCGATCTCGCCGTCGACACCAGTTGGGACGACATCTACGAGACCGCACCCAGCGGCTCAGGCCTTGCCAAACCAGACTCGGATGACTACGATTTTGAATCTCGTCGCGGCACAGCCGAAACCCTGCAAGACCACCTGCACTGGCAACTAAACCTTACTCCCATGTCGGATCTGGACAGGGAAATAGCGGAAACGATAATCGACGCCGTAGAGCCGAACGGATTGCTGGGGCAAAAGCTGGATGACATGTTCTCCGGCCTACAAGCTCACCACGAAGAGCTTGAGATGGACGAAATGCTGGCAGTTCTACATAGGGTTCAACAGTTCGATCCTCCTGGCGTACTCAGCCAGGATATCCGCGAATGTCTGCTAACTCAGCTGCGACAGTTGCAAAGTGACACCCTTGATATTACCCACGCCAAAGCTCTGGTTAATGATTATTTGGACCTGCTCGGCGGCCGCGACTTCAAACAACTGATGCGAAAACTGCGCATAAAAGAGCCCGAACTACAGGCCGCCATTCGCGTCATTCAAAGCCTAAACCCACGCCCAGGGGAATCCATAGGCAGCGACGAAACCGAGTATGTCGTGCCAGACGTTTTCGTCAGCAAAGTGAATAACCGCTGGATGGTACAACTCAACCCCGATATCGCACCCAAGCTGCGCATTAATACCAGCTACGCCTCCCTCGTCAAACGTGCCGACTCCAGCTCAGACAACACCTTTCTACGCGACAATCTGCAGGAAGCCCGCTGGTTTCTGAAAAGTCTGCAAAGCCGCAACGAAACCTTACTCAAAGTATCCACCTGTATTGTGGAAAAACAGCAGGGCTTCCTCGACTACGGCCCGGAAGCAATGAAACCCATGGTGCTGCACAACGTCGCTGAAATAGTGGAGATGCACGAATCCACCATTTCTCGTGTAACCACCCAAAAGTATATGCACACACCCCAAGGTATTTTTGAGCTGAAATACTTTTTCTCCAGCCACGTCGCCACCGATTCAGGCGGCGAATGTTCCTCTACCGCCATTCGCGCCATCATCAAAAAACTTGTGGCGGCAGAAAACCCACGGAAACCGCTAAGTGACTCTAAAATTACTGGACTGTTAGCCGAGCAGGGTATTAAGGTAGCGCGCCGAACCATTGCAAAGTATCGCGAATCCTTGCACATACCACCCTCGAATGAACGCAAGCGACTGGTTTAAATTCAAGGCTTTTTTGATTTCTGTCCTGATAACGACTTGGAACCTCAATGAATGCTGGTAGAATGCGCGCCAGTTTGCAGCTCCGGGTCGCAAACATGGGCGTTATCGCTCCTGTTTCCGCCTTATACCTCCTAAAAGCGCTTACTACGCGCGGCTGGAAAGGACACGTAAAAACGTTATTACTATGCAGATATCAACCATTCTTACCGATGAACGCTGTAAAGCCAAAGCTACCGACGCCAGCAAAAAGCGTGTACTGGAAAGCCTAGCCAGCCTATTCGCCAGCGACCTACCCGATACAGACGAAACCACCATCTTTCAATGCCTGATCGCCCGCGAACGCTTAGGCTCGACCGGTATAGGCCAGGGCGTCGCCATCCCCCACTGCCGTTTATCCGCTTCGAATCAAACCCTCTGTGCTTGTATCACTCTCGATCATCCCGTCGATTTTGATGCCGTCGATGGAGCCCCGGTAGATGTTATTTTCGCCATCCTTGTCCCTGAAGATGCCGAAGACTCACACCTTCAAACTCTCGCCACCCTTGCCGAAGCCTTACAGAATCCGAACTTCACACGTAAACTAAAAGCCTGCAGCAGCAATGAAGAATTGTTTCGTGTCGCGGCTGGTGTAAACTGATAACCATCTAATATCAGTAAAATTACACACTGCGGGTAAGGGTTTACCCGTACAACGCTTACGATTTTATCCCCCTTTGGTATATACCCATGCGCCTGCTTATACTCAGCGGAAGATCTGGCTCAGGTAAGAGTTCTGCTCTACACCTCTTGGAAGACGAGGGTTTCACCTGTATTGATAACTTACCCGCCAACCTGCTGCCCGCTTTAATCGAGCAGATCGGCGACCGCATCAGCAGTGAAGAGCAGCGCTTTGCGATAGGGATTGATGCGCGCAATATCTACGGTGACCTCAGCAAACTCGCCGAGCTGATAGATAGCTCCGGTATTGAACGCAGTGAATACCAAATTGTTTTTCTCGACAGTTCCCGAGAAATACTGCTTAAGCGCTTTAGTGAAACCCGCCGCAGACACCCGCTCTCCGATGAGTTTATCGGTTTGAACGAAGCCATCTCACGGGAAAAAAGCATACTGCAGCCCATTGCCGCCGCCGCAGATGTCACCATCGATACCAGCCACCTGAGCCTGCATGAGCTGCGCAGTGCCATCAAACATATTGTCGTGGGTTCTGACACCAAAGGCATGGCACTAATGTTTAAATCCTTTGGCTACAAATACGGCGTACCTGTCGATGTAGACTTTGTCTTTGATGTACGCTGCCTGCCCAACCCTTACTGGAGTACCCAATTGCGAGACCACACCGGGCTGGAACCTCCGGTAATAAGCTTCCTCGACGCAGAAAACGAGGTGGAAGAAATGTATAACGATATTCTGCAGTTTGTACGCAAATGGATCCCACATTTTGAAAGTAACAACCGCAGCTATTTAACGGTCGCCATTGGCTGTACCGGCGGTTGGCACCGCTCTGTCTATATGTGCGAAAGACTCGCCAAAACACTTAAAGGCGACTATACCAATGTACAAACACGCCATCGCCAACTGGAAAATGTACCCGGTCATTAGGGTCGGCTCGTAGACCCTAACACGGAGCAGTGGAAACTCTATGCAGGAAAAGCAGATTCAAATTATCAATAAACTCGGACTGCACGCCCGGGCTGCAACAAAGCTGGCCAACCTATCCAATCGTTTCTCTTCCCGTATTGAAGTTGTCGCTAAGGGAAAAGCTACCGACGCCAAAAGTATTATGTCTCTGATGTTATTGGCCGCGTCCAAGGGCACAGATATTACGCTGCGCACCGATGGTGAAGACGAAGAAGCCGCAATGGGCGCCCTAATCGAGCTTATCAACAATCGTTTCGACGAAGCCGAATAATACATTTCAAAATTAAGTGATTTGCGGAAGCCTTTGAAAAGGCTACAATTTCCGCAACTCAAAACACTCGACCCAAAATCGGACAACGCAATGCCGCAGGCCGTCGAACATATCGAAAACCAACCTCACGCCCACCTAAGCAAGGTGCAGGCGCTGCTGGACAGCGGCACCTTCCGCCAGGTTCGACGCATGCTTAATGGGTTGCGCCCGGTGGAAATCGCGCGACTCATCGAATCCTCCCCGCCGGCCTCGCGAACCGTTCTGTGGGAACTGATCGAAAAAGATATTTCCGGTGAGGTGCTGGAAGAGCTGTCTGTTGATGTACAGAGTGTCTTCCTCAAGAAGATGGACACCGAAGAACTGGTGGAGCTGACCGAAGGCCTAGATACTGATGATGTCGTGGATATCCTCCAGCAGTTCCCGGAAAAGGTTATCCAGGAAGTACTGGAAGCTATGTCCGACCAGGATCGCGGCCGTATTGAGGCCGTAATCGCCTACGACGAGGAAACCGCCGGAGGCCTGACCAACACCGATACCATTACCGTACGTCCACGTTTCACATTAGACGTCGTACTACGCTACCTACGCCGCCACACCGAGCTGCCGCCATCTACCGACAGCCTTATTGTGGTCAACCGCAAAGACGACTACCTGGGCCTGCTACCGTTGAGCACACTGCTCACCAACGACCCCAGCGTAACCGTGCGCGAAGTTATGGTGACCGATACCAACGCCATTCCCGCCGGCATGTCCGATAAGGACGTCGCTAAACTGTTCGAACAGCACGACTGGGTCTCCGCTCCTGTCGTGGACGATCAGGGCAAGCTGCTGGGCCGAATCACCATCGATGACGTGGTAGACGTAATTCGCGAAGACGCCGATCACTCATTGATGAGCCTCGCAGGTCTGGATGAAGACGAAGACACCTTCGCCACCGTTGGACGCTCCATCCCGCGTCGCGCTGTCTGGCTGGGAATCAACCTGCTCACTGCCATTTTGGCGTCCTCCGTGATCAGTCTATTCGATGCAACGATCGATAAAGTCGTAGCGCTCGCGGTTCTAATGCCCATTGTCGCCAGTATGGGAGGGGTTGCCGGTTCGCAAACCCTTACCGTGGTCATTCGCGGTATGGCACTGGGCCATATTGGTTCCAGCAACCTGGGCTGGTTACTCTCCCGTGAGGTGCGGGTAGGATTGGTAAACGGTGTGCTCTGGGCTGCAGTGATGGCGGCCCTTGCTGCCTGGTGGTTTGACGATATCACCATAGCCATTATTTTAAGTACCGCCATGGTTATCAACCTGGTAACGGCGGCCCTCGCCGGCGCACTACTGCCGGTTACACTCAAAGCAATGAAAATCGATCCCGCGCTAGCCGGAGGCGTAACCCTTACCACCGTCACCGATGTGGTAGGCTTTTTCGCCTTCCTGGGATTGGCGACTTACTTTTACGGTTAAACAATGACTGAAGACGAATACGAAGATTTTGACGACGGCGAGTTCGGAAAAAGCAAAACACGAGTTAAGCAGGAAATGCAGGCTCTGCAGGAACTGGGGGTAAAAATCACCGAGCTAAAGGCCTCCCAGCAGGCGCAAATCCCCATGGACGACAAACTGCGCAAAGCCATCGAAGAAGCCCCGCGCATTACCCATCACAGCGGCCGAAAGCGGCATATGCAGTTTATTGGCAAGCTCATGCGCGCCGCCGATGGCGAAGCTATTGAGCAGGCCTACCAAAAACTGATGGAAAAACAACATCAGTCAGTGCAACTGCACCATCAAATGGAACGGTGGCGAGACCGTTTACTAGTAGACGAAAAGGCTCTGCCGGAATTTATCGAACAATTTCCCCTTTGCGACCGCCAACAGCTGCGCCAGCTAATCCGCGCCAGCCAGAAAGAGCGTTCACAGCAAAAACCACCCGTCAGTACGCGTAAATTGTTTAAGTTTATTCGGGATTGTTTTGAAGATTAAAGAGGTAACGACTTTACTAGAGAGATCTTACCTACGCCCATGAACTTAAGATGTTGTGCGGCAGCCTTAATCTCCCCGGCTGCCACTACCACACAATATTGATGGAGAGCATTACTGACAGCCAAGTAGCGAAAGGCTATACCTCTTTAAATTTTGTCTGCAATTACTGAGGAATATGTTAAGCGTTAAAAACGGTGATGCTGTCCTACAGGCATTTTCTGCCGTACAGTACTTACTTCTGAAAACTCTAAGGTCGCGAGAACTACCTGACATCCCAATTGTGAATCATCCGCAGCAGAAGGGTTACCGGCACGATTTAACAGCTTCCCCCAGGGGTCAACAATCATGGAATCGCCCCAGGTTTTTCGTTGCGAATTATGCTGTCCGGCCTGATTAACGCCCACCATAAAAAGTTGGTTTTCGATCGCGCGAGCGCGTAGCAGAATTTCCCAATGAGCTTTCCCTGTTACATATGTAAAAGCCGAAGGTAGAACGACAAATTCTGCACCCGACTGCACTAAGCGTGAAAAATATTCGGGAAAGCGCAAATCATAACAAATGGCCAAGCCCATCATTCCCCATGGGGTTTTCACCACCATCGGTTCGTTACCCGGCTGAAAAAATTCAGATTCACGGTAACGTTTTTCCCCATCAGAAACATCGGCATCAAACAGGTGGCACTTGCGATATACGGCTGCCAAACGACCGTCGTTATCGAACACAACGCTGGAGGCAAAGGGGAGCGCACCGCCGGCCTGCCATTGAATATCTCCCGGCAAATCACCAGCCGAAAATTGAAACTCCACTAGCGGTAAACTACCAGCAACCAACCAACTATTATACTTGCGGGCCAGTGCGCCAAAGCTCTGAAGCCAAGCCAACTGCTCTTCGACTTGAAATGGCTTTCGACAACCAAAGGTCAGTACATTCTCTGGCAATACCGCTAACTGGGCGCCTTTATCTGCTGCTTTTTCCAGCAAGCCCTCGGCGACGCTTAAATTATGCTGAATTGTAGAGGTGACATTATGCTCGTCCATCGGCATACGGCTAACCATTTGAAGCGCAGCAATTTTAAGAGGAGATCGGGGAGTTGTCATTGTTCACACATTCACTTAAGGAACCGAAATAACTATCGTTGTCGCATACATTATCGCAAGCCTGTCACCCTTTAAAACATTGAAGGCTCGCGGGGAGCTAAGCACTACCCGCGAGCAACGCTAACCACTACTGAGAATTACAAGTGGACTCAGAAATACAGCTCTGCTGATTTTCCCAGCCCCAGCCACTTTGGGTTTGCTGGCACATTGGGTATTCCGTTCCGTACCAATTGCAGACACTTGCACTACTGTTGCTGGAAGAACTGGATGAACTCGACACAGACGAACTCGAAGAACTACTGGACCCGCCGACAATACCACCGTCACCGCTTTGACCTTCGCAGGTAGTCTCACCAATACAGTTTTGCTCGTTCTCCCATCCCCACCCTGTGCTCTGATTCTCGCACAGTGGAGTGAGCGTACCGTACCAATCACACTGCAGCCCACCGGTCACACTACTGGAGGAAGAATTACTGGAGCTTGATGAACTCGAAGACGAGGAGGAGGAACTGCTTGAAGAAGAACTGGAGCTACTTGAGGATAAGCTACTAGACGACGAGCTACTACTGGATGAACTGGAGCTAACGGAAGAACTGTTCGCACAGCTTGAAATCACGCCACCGTCGCCATCACTCTGGCTTTCACAGGTGCTGCGTCCTACACAGCTCTGGCCACTCTCCCAACCCCAACCGCTGTCCTGATTAAGGCACAATGGACGAGGGTCGTCCTGGTACCACTTGCACAGGTCCACACATTCATCACTGCTGGACGATGAACTACTACTGGACGATACGCTGCTGCTGGAAGATGAACTCGTTGAAGAGCTTGATGAACTGCTTGAACTGCTGGACACAGATGTATCCAGACCAAAATAACGAACGGCAGCGGCGTAATCGACAGGTAGATTGTGGGAAACCCCGTCCATACTCAGCGCTTCAATCGGAGCATCTTCGCCAGTACCGCCATAGCGGGTACGCGTGATACCAGACTCAGGAGAATCGGTATAGGCCGCGGTTTGCGAGACACCGTGAACATTAGTCCACTGTTTAATCGCCTCATTGAAATTATTGTAATTAAGCGTTTCATCATTGGTACCGTGCCACAACTGTAGACGCGGTCGTGGACCGGTGTATCCGGGGTAGGCGTTGCGAACCAAGTCACCCCACGCCTCCGGCGTTTTTGCGATATTTCCGTTGGCGCATTCGCTATTCCACGTTGAACCATCAGTCGTCGCAAAACAGGCGAAAGGAACACCGGCAAACGCAACACCCGCTTTAAACACGTCTGGATAGAGGCCGATCATAACATTCGTCATCATCGCGCCCGAGGAAACACCGGTAACAAAAACCCGCTCCGAATCAACTTCATAATTTTGTTTTACATAATCAATCATCGACATAATGGAAACGGGGTCGCTGCCACCATCTCGAATAAGTGCCTGAGGGGAAGCTACATCGAAGCACATATCACTGCTATTGGCGGATGGATAAACAACGATATATCCATACTCATCGGCCATGGCTGCGTAGCGGGAGCCTCGATAAAACTCAGGGCCATCACCATGACAGTAGTGCACGGCAAGTAAAATGGGAGCGTTTTCCGCCAAACTATCTGGCACATACAGGTGCATGGGCAAATTACTGGGGTTATCACCAAAGTTGGTAATTTCTACCAAGCTAGCGGCCTGTGCCCCCCATGCAGACAGGAACAAACCCGATAACAACGTAAATAGATATGCGGTCGTATTTATTAATTTATTCATATGGACCTTCTTAGTGTGGACGCCAAAGAACAGGCGATTGAGAGAAAAGTTTTTCCGGCGGAATATATAGCATACTAATTTTACATACGCGATGACCTGCCGCTGCTTCTCACCTCACAAAAAAATAAAACACCCCATACGTATGCGTTAAAAAATACTAACAGAAATAGTATATCGAACACAGGGAAGAACAAATCATTATCTAGGGAAACAGAACGCTGTAGAGCCGCGAAAAACCTCCACATCCATGACAGCAATATGGAACAGCCGCTTACGACTAAACTCTTTAGGTATACGCTGAATGTCGTGTCGATCCCTTTTTAAGGCCACCCTGACACCTCTGATAATTTTTCAGCGGTCCACTAGACGCCCGAATCCGTTACGTTTAAATAGATAGGAATGGAAAACAAGAGAAGATATAAAAACTGTGGCTTCAAACTAATACCAAAGCTAATTATTCTGGTAACGGTGTGGGCTCAGGCGGGTCGAAATTATTATCCTTCGGCGGTGCACTAATTCCTTCGCGTACGGTATCGCGACTAATCGACTCAACCTCCCGGCCTTTTTCTGACGCAGCGGTATCGTCGAATATTTTGCGAAATTTAATTTTAGGATCACTCCAACTGCCGCGAATGGCGTAGTTAATACTGGAAACTTTATCCACCTG
Coding sequences within:
- a CDS encoding carbon-nitrogen hydrolase family protein; amino-acid sequence: MTTPRSPLKIAALQMVSRMPMDEHNVTSTIQHNLSVAEGLLEKAADKGAQLAVLPENVLTFGCRKPFQVEEQLAWLQSFGALARKYNSWLVAGSLPLVEFQFSAGDLPGDIQWQAGGALPFASSVVFDNDGRLAAVYRKCHLFDADVSDGEKRYRESEFFQPGNEPMVVKTPWGMMGLAICYDLRFPEYFSRLVQSGAEFVVLPSAFTYVTGKAHWEILLRARAIENQLFMVGVNQAGQHNSQRKTWGDSMIVDPWGKLLNRAGNPSAADDSQLGCQVVLATLEFSEVSTVRQKMPVGQHHRF
- a CDS encoding RNA polymerase factor sigma-54, whose translation is MKQSLQLKLGQQLTMTPQLQQAIRLLQLSTLDLQAEIQEALDSNPMLETSEEGENTGTSGEQSETPNSQSQEASPTNSDDKPEKPDTDWNEDNIPTDLAVDTSWDDIYETAPSGSGLAKPDSDDYDFESRRGTAETLQDHLHWQLNLTPMSDLDREIAETIIDAVEPNGLLGQKLDDMFSGLQAHHEELEMDEMLAVLHRVQQFDPPGVLSQDIRECLLTQLRQLQSDTLDITHAKALVNDYLDLLGGRDFKQLMRKLRIKEPELQAAIRVIQSLNPRPGESIGSDETEYVVPDVFVSKVNNRWMVQLNPDIAPKLRINTSYASLVKRADSSSDNTFLRDNLQEARWFLKSLQSRNETLLKVSTCIVEKQQGFLDYGPEAMKPMVLHNVAEIVEMHESTISRVTTQKYMHTPQGIFELKYFFSSHVATDSGGECSSTAIRAIIKKLVAAENPRKPLSDSKITGLLAEQGIKVARRTIAKYRESLHIPPSNERKRLV
- the mgtE gene encoding magnesium transporter, which produces MPQAVEHIENQPHAHLSKVQALLDSGTFRQVRRMLNGLRPVEIARLIESSPPASRTVLWELIEKDISGEVLEELSVDVQSVFLKKMDTEELVELTEGLDTDDVVDILQQFPEKVIQEVLEAMSDQDRGRIEAVIAYDEETAGGLTNTDTITVRPRFTLDVVLRYLRRHTELPPSTDSLIVVNRKDDYLGLLPLSTLLTNDPSVTVREVMVTDTNAIPAGMSDKDVAKLFEQHDWVSAPVVDDQGKLLGRITIDDVVDVIREDADHSLMSLAGLDEDEDTFATVGRSIPRRAVWLGINLLTAILASSVISLFDATIDKVVALAVLMPIVASMGGVAGSQTLTVVIRGMALGHIGSSNLGWLLSREVRVGLVNGVLWAAVMAALAAWWFDDITIAIILSTAMVINLVTAALAGALLPVTLKAMKIDPALAGGVTLTTVTDVVGFFAFLGLATYFYG
- a CDS encoding KdsC family phosphatase produces the protein MKHLSLEQIDEKARAIKLLLLDVDGVLTDGKLYFSGDGYEMKAFHTLDGHGMKMLRNSGVEVGIITGRNSPIVARRASDLGLKLLKQGREDKFVALQELLEEYPCELENIAFMGDDYPDLTVMCKVGLALTVANAHHEVVENAHWQSSVNGGEGAVREACDLIMKAQGTYKAALDKYLS
- the lptA gene encoding lipopolysaccharide transport periplasmic protein LptA, whose translation is MFSTILLISMGGNSLALPNDRFQDLSIQADSAELDDQNGTTTYAGKVIVEQGSMKITAAKVIIYGRNDNYSMVVATGKPARLSQIPKKGQEAVTAQANRLEYRITDETLFLIDNAAFKQEGTSLSGNRIEYDVKRAVVKAGGKSDASGDDRRVKMVIPPKALSTEEQPQE
- a CDS encoding HPr family phosphocarrier protein, yielding MQEKQIQIINKLGLHARAATKLANLSNRFSSRIEVVAKGKATDAKSIMSLMLLAASKGTDITLRTDGEDEEAAMGALIELINNRFDEAE
- the ptsN gene encoding PTS IIA-like nitrogen regulatory protein PtsN, with product MQISTILTDERCKAKATDASKKRVLESLASLFASDLPDTDETTIFQCLIARERLGSTGIGQGVAIPHCRLSASNQTLCACITLDHPVDFDAVDGAPVDVIFAILVPEDAEDSHLQTLATLAEALQNPNFTRKLKACSSNEELFRVAAGVN
- the yjgA gene encoding ribosome biogenesis factor YjgA; translation: MTEDEYEDFDDGEFGKSKTRVKQEMQALQELGVKITELKASQQAQIPMDDKLRKAIEEAPRITHHSGRKRHMQFIGKLMRAADGEAIEQAYQKLMEKQHQSVQLHHQMERWRDRLLVDEKALPEFIEQFPLCDRQQLRQLIRASQKERSQQKPPVSTRKLFKFIRDCFED
- a CDS encoding extracellular catalytic domain type 1 short-chain-length polyhydroxyalkanoate depolymerase, which gives rise to MNKLINTTAYLFTLLSGLFLSAWGAQAASLVEITNFGDNPSNLPMHLYVPDSLAENAPILLAVHYCHGDGPEFYRGSRYAAMADEYGYIVVYPSANSSDMCFDVASPQALIRDGGSDPVSIMSMIDYVKQNYEVDSERVFVTGVSSGAMMTNVMIGLYPDVFKAGVAFAGVPFACFATTDGSTWNSECANGNIAKTPEAWGDLVRNAYPGYTGPRPRLQLWHGTNDETLNYNNFNEAIKQWTNVHGVSQTAAYTDSPESGITRTRYGGTGEDAPIEALSMDGVSHNLPVDYAAAVRYFGLDTSVSSSSSSSSSSSTSSSSSSSVSSSSSSSSSSDECVDLCKWYQDDPRPLCLNQDSGWGWESGQSCVGRSTCESQSDGDGGVISSCANSSSVSSSSSSSSSSSSSLSSSSSSSSSSSSSSSSSSSSSSSNSSSSSVTGGLQCDWYGTLTPLCENQSTGWGWENEQNCIGETTCEGQSGDGGIVGGSSSSSSSSVSSSSSSSSNSSASVCNWYGTEYPMCQQTQSGWGWENQQSCISESTCNSQ
- the lptC gene encoding LPS export ABC transporter periplasmic protein LptC — its product is MVKNRLYILFICLGISAIVMLWDSSEEILTPPKWQDEDGHSFPYAVAKDASTQHFGDQGKLDYSFTASKLEHYRVESADNKTSAEEYTLIFEPRFEIYEEKAPWQVEAENGKLVRNTEQITLWNNVRIWQSETLSNIQPTELNTSSLTINPAEKVAYTQEPVKIHSAYGEIDAVGMTADFRQRKIKLHNKVKAIHRNPTQANRDDTESLPE
- the rapZ gene encoding RNase adapter RapZ — translated: MRLLILSGRSGSGKSSALHLLEDEGFTCIDNLPANLLPALIEQIGDRISSEEQRFAIGIDARNIYGDLSKLAELIDSSGIERSEYQIVFLDSSREILLKRFSETRRRHPLSDEFIGLNEAISREKSILQPIAAAADVTIDTSHLSLHELRSAIKHIVVGSDTKGMALMFKSFGYKYGVPVDVDFVFDVRCLPNPYWSTQLRDHTGLEPPVISFLDAENEVEEMYNDILQFVRKWIPHFESNNRSYLTVAIGCTGGWHRSVYMCERLAKTLKGDYTNVQTRHRQLENVPGH
- the lptB gene encoding LPS export ABC transporter ATP-binding protein, which gives rise to MPKLHAHHLAKSYKGRKVVIDVSISVEDGQIVGLLGPNGAGKTTCFYMIAGIVKADRGDISIGDTDVTHMSMHERARQGLGYLPQEASVFRKLTVADNIMAILETRKDLRRKQRHEAMEQLLNEFHIQHIRDSLGMALSGGERRRVEIARALATEPQFILLDEPFAGVDPISVSDIKQIVQHLKQRGIGVLITDHNVRETLDICEKAYIVSEGHIIAEGSAEVVLSNQKVREVYLGKHFTL